The DNA region CCAACACTTTGTATATTATTAGAAGTGAGAtgttagagtttaaaatttaaaatttagtacttAAAATTTAGGGTatttggccaaaaataataaatcttgTTGAACGTGTAATATTTTTCGCCAACAAAATAGTTGAGGCAAAATAAGCATTTTATGTAAAATACTAGATACATTTGTAAATATACAGAGATATTATGGTCGTACTAAAACACCTAAGCTCTCTTTTTCTCTGTGGACCAAATACTGCGATCTTGTGAAGCCGTAACTGTTATTCTAGAATCCTACTAAAACATAAGTCACCCGAGTTTTTTTCCTGAAAGAAAAAGATGGGGAGAAAAAATGAATATCTTGACTATTTACTTTGACTCCCATCCAAGACGGCAAAGACTTAACGTGATACACAAAGTCCATGTAGCAAAAGACATTGACTTTCTTTTTTCTAAGGTAACATAACATGATGCACCCTCTTCCCCTTCTCTAACAACTTACAAAATCACCAACACCCTTAGCTTCTCCTTTCATTCAGTCACCTTACAAACCATGAAGCCTCATCACAGAGAAGAATATGCAGAAGACAACGAAGATGAAGGCGACACAGAATTCAGTTTCTGGAACCCATCAAACACCATGTCCTCTTTCATGAGCGATAGCATGATGAAAGTTGTTGAGTGCTCTCCATTTCTTCCTCGCAGCCGGCGTTGTAGCCACATCATGGACCCTTTAAAGATCAAAGCTATTGAAGAAGGAAGGAAGGAGCTTATGGAGATGGTTCAAGGCATGCCGGATTCTAGCTTCGAACTCTCGTTCCAGGACATGGTTGTGCATGATAAGCAGGTGTTGCAATCACAGCCGTATCAAGATGAAGAGAATAAACACAAGCAAGTTCGCAGTAGTAGTAGCAGCAGCAGCAATAGCAGTGGTAAAGCCCAAGCAAAGAAGCCGAAAAAAGCGAAGAAAAGCGAAAGCATTAATAGGCCAAAGCAGATGATGAGGGTTGAGAGCATGGACAGTGCTTCCTTCCTCCTTAAGCTCTTCATTCCAATTTCTCTTAAGAAGCCCAAAGTTCAGAATGGCTCCAAGAATTGGAGTGTTAAAAGTAGCAGCAGCAGTGGTGGATCCCGAGACAAAAGCAGGTAATTGTTCCTATCATAGAATTTTGAATTGTAGTCCAAGGAACAATAAAAGAATCCATTACCTAGGAAGTTGATTTGCTATATATTTATTAACAAGAAATGTTGAAACATCATCAAAATTGATTGTTTTTTACTATTacttagtcattaatatttaaaaatataaataaaatatattattaaattactaaactaaaaaaattgaattaataatttaataataataaaaaataataaattctaataactcACCAACATTTTTCTTCATTAATATGATGAAGTTGATGGACTAATACTAATAGATTCTTGTGTTTTGTACTCAAGCAGGTATTTTGATCGCAACTTATCATTCTCACAAGGTTGCTTCCCATTCGGTCATTATATTAAAGGCATAAAAAAGAAAGTGGGAGGATGAATCACAAACCATAGAACATTTGAAAGGAGGAAGATTACATAGGGAGACACTAGAagttatttatacataaattttttttttatctaaaaagtaAAAGAGATCATTATTTTCAAAGTAAGTATTGATTtaatagattttgaaatttagTTGTAAATAGTATCTACTGATCAAGAAAGCAAATAGATAAGATATTTATTATCAtaagtaggggtggcaagcggggaagttCACCCCGCTTCGTCCTGTCAAAAACTCGTCCCATTTCGCTTAGTGAAGCGGTCCTAAAATCTTATTCCACTTTACTTAATTGCGGCCTAGCGGGCTAAGCCTAccaaagttcttttttttttttactattctatatttaactactaaataatatatataatttcataaccatattaataaatttataatttctagagacataaaaaattatgttttttatattcacaaacattaaaatctttataattataaatatctaatatacaTAATTATAAAAGACTAAGTTTTTAtctaaaacataaatataaatattcttttcaaagcaaaataaacatatttcaaaacataattataaatagggTCATCCTACTATAAAGATGTAAATATGTAAAGATTTACAGAGATTTAATCTTGTTGTGACACGTGCTATCGTTAAGGGAGTATAGTATCAGATTTGTACTAGCTGCGAATGACTCTGGGAGCCTGAGCTGAGAGCCTGAGAGGTTGTTGTGGCATAACGGGATTTTGTAAAAATGGATTCCGTTGGGCGCTTTGGCTTTCGGGCCTCAGTTTATGCCTCAAATGTTGTATATACATGACAATAAATGTTGGATCTTTAAATGATAATATAAAAGTTATTCAAGAAATGTAAATGTTttcattcaaaaatatttttgagaaaaaaaaacgcATTTCTTATAAATCGCGTTGATGAACATTAAAtaatagtaattaaaaaaaaactcaactaTAAAGGTGTGTTTGTGAAACAAAGAAGATAAAAATGCGTTTTaatgttttgaatgctgttctttgatgtttggaaatttttttctttgaacACCAACGTGATTCTGCATCTCAAAAGCTCGTTCACTAAAAGTAAGAAATTATAGCTTCTGCGTTTACTCAACATATGTTTAGATTTATTGctagttattattaatttttctataatttttttaaataaatactgaaaatattaaaacaattattctaatttttgtgtactgtttactattttaattttttataatatgtataatgtattattgttcttattagaaatgataaattaaataaaaaattaattataaataataataaaaatataacttgtaaaaaattagaatctaaaataataataaaaataagattataaaaagtactaaaatatgttattttatatattttttaatttaataaataaatattaatttttactataaaaaatacttaaaaagttATCAATTTTTATAGGTAAATGCTACCCTACCCTCTTTAaagtaacatgtaagttaccctctTTGATATGTCATATTTTAATTGGGTGTTTATTTTAACCTGAGTTACTTTAATCTCATGAGAGTTAATAATATTTTGGAAGACGGTAACGGCTAATAAGACGATGATACTTAGGAGACACGACGACGACGACAAAGGAATGGGGAGGAGTAAACGCAATTAGAGAGAGTTGGAATACTTTTCTAGAAGAATGATTTGGGAAGAGAAAACAAAACACCCAATGAGACAATGATTCTTGGGAGGCGTAACGACGACGATGAAGGAGTACAATGGGGAGGAGTAAACGCAattagagagagttggagtacctTATCTGAAAGAATGATTtggaaagataaaataagatagccACCGTGATGTTTGGGAGGTGTAATGAGGACGACAAAGGTACCTTTTCTAGAAGAATGATTTGGGAAGAGAAAACGGAACACCAATGAGACGGTGATGCTTGGGAGGAGCAACGACGACGAAAGAGTGGAAAAGGTAACTCAGGTTAAAATAAACACCCAATTAAAATGTGACACATCAGAGAcggtaacttacatgttacttTAGAGAGGGTACGGTAGCATTCACcatttttatatagtatttttaatttcataaataaatattaatttttattacaataataaaaaataataatatactaaaatagagtactataaaaaaatattatataaaaatactaaaaatatataaaaaaaattaaatatacttaaaaaataatattataatttaatattatatttttttagtaattaattcattatttatctagaagtgattttaattaatattatctaaacaatatttattttatcaaaatcaattttagtgaaaattgccaaacataaatcatattGGCACAAACTCACTTCTATCCAAAATTAATTCTACAAAATCACTTTCATTCAAACTCCAGTCTGCCCAACgcaaatccaaa from Arachis hypogaea cultivar Tifrunner chromosome 10, arahy.Tifrunner.gnm2.J5K5, whole genome shotgun sequence includes:
- the LOC112718300 gene encoding uncharacterized protein — translated: MKPHHREEYAEDNEDEGDTEFSFWNPSNTMSSFMSDSMMKVVECSPFLPRSRRCSHIMDPLKIKAIEEGRKELMEMVQGMPDSSFELSFQDMVVHDKQVLQSQPYQDEENKHKQVRSSSSSSSNSSGKAQAKKPKKAKKSESINRPKQMMRVESMDSASFLLKLFIPISLKKPKVQNGSKNWSVKSSSSSGGSRDKSRYFDRNLSFSQGCFPFGHYIKGIKKKVGG